DNA from Asterias amurensis chromosome 7, ASM3211899v1:
aatgaaccaatccggagcaccatctgcgaaacactgtccaatgagtcgcctgtcagaaagatttctaggaagtctggtaacaacatcgaccagtggttgacgcacggtcgccgcccaaacttcctccaatcacatgacttgtaagtgcgagtttggatccgggttttgcagacttgcaacccgacgtctgaaaccacacaaacgtattgaattccacacaaacaaccgtgttggattccacaaggatgccataccactggaccttctaattttcaatccaagatggcgcaggttacgcttttaatagtatagataattGAAGTTGTCTCTCTTTGTTTATATTTGTGCAGCTTGACTCTGAGGAAACAGAGAAGGACGATGAAGATGAGGAAGATGCATATAAAACAGTCCACATGCCGGTGTAAAGCGCTTGGGAGAATTTGAAAGGAAAGATAGATAAATAGTGTGACACAGAACTGAATTCTCCTTACATTATCACTTTATTTCAGTAGCTATGTAAGGTATGGAGAATATCAATCCAAGTTTAAGTCTTATTTTATGTGCTGTTGCCAAAGCTCAATAAATTCTCCCTACTTTATTGGACAGAAAATATCTATGCATGTGCTTTATTTTGCAGATTGCTAAGTGTAataattgtacatttttgtaatgaAGTTTAAGAAGTACTATTTTTTATAGCAGATGCAAAACCCAATAGGTTATATTTGTGGTCTCCTGGTCCTTTACCCGTCAacgttgcattttgtttttgtgtccgGTGGCTCATCGGGCCTCCATGCTCATTTTCCACTTATTTCTATCATATGTTTGACCCCCATACCTCATATTTAGATTCTTTAAGTTTCTTCTCTACCATCCTCCTCCATGTTGTTTCCAGTCCCCCAACTGTATCCACCAACCATTTGTTTTTATCCAGTTCCATCTTGTGTGTTATCTTTCTGACAtatgtgtgtgtatttttgaGGTGTGAGTGAATTTGTTTAGTTCTTCCATCATTAGCCATACCTGAAATGGACCGTATTTTTGACACATGGATTGTGGCAAATTTTCTTGCATGACAACTAcagcaatgcctcaaatcacataTAACTACAGTTTTATCTTTTTTGACTGCCTGTGTGTAAATTTCTTTGTGTCGACGGCCAAATATCAATATAATAATATTCAACAATGAAGAAAGCAAGTTTATTTTGTGCATCACATTGATTCAGTTTACACACGCAACATGCAACCCAAAATACTGCAAACACTGTATTGAAAACACTGAACTTTACTTTCATAATGTTTATTTTCCACCATTGACAACCATACAGTGGTACTGGACTTCTTGTTTCAAAGagttccatttttgttttttcttgccaCCCTGTTTTGATCTTCATACCCAAACTTAACACAGTTCTAGCTTTATTTGTTCTAAGAGTCATGTCCTCACACCTCCACCTTCTTTGCTTTATTGTTTCTCCAGGTATGCAATTTTCATCCACATCTGTTATAGTTCTTGCATCACATCTTCCTTTCTCTTATTCAATACCATGATCTTTGTCTTCTTTGCATTTGACCTTTAACCCAAGTCTACATGCCTGGCTGTACTATCAATTATTCTTTGTATCTTTAAATGAACGACCTAAGTAGTCAAGATTTTCAAGGTTTGACATCATCGGGCATCTCATTACAATGTTTACCCGTGGTAaaggcaaaggttgtgggttctaatccaacccaagtgatttgcctgtggttttttttcacagaactcgggaaagtactaagtatataGTAAGGGTAAAACAGACTTATCTTAATCATCACATTGTCGGAAGAAGCACGATTACTGACATCATTATAGCCCAAAACTGCACAATTACTAACTGTATACATTAACAAAACCAAGTTCCAAAAGACTTGTCCCTGTCTACAGAATCAAATGCCTTTTTCAAATTCCTTTATAAGACTAAAATATTAAGAGTATTTTTGGAAACTGTTGAACCAGAGGGTTGCACATTATCATTATTTGTATGACCTCCATGGACAGCAGCGAGGTTGGGATATAGGGCATTAATGTATCACTCAATGTTAAGTTGTGCCGTTATAAAAAGAGGACATTTACCATTTGGGTGTCTGTAGAGTATTATAGAAATATTGGATGAATATGAGAGCATTGTTACAGAATATAATTACAAAGTGAAATCTGGACTATTCACTGAGTGATGGAAAAGCCAGATTTCACTGAGTGGTTATATTCTGCGACAATGCATGATCAAAatgcatatatttgttttacaactcacacatagatccttgtcatttgagcAATATTacacaataaacaaaatcaaaataatatataaaacttGTTGACCCCATGCTCTGAAAACTACAACCCGGTATAAACACATGGATAACTCCATGAAGGAGGGAACCATTAGAACCATTATTTTTGGAAAGCGGCACTGCAAGGTGTTGCTCGGAAGTGCCCCAGGCATCCAATATTTATCAATATAGGACTCCTATATTATAAATAAAGTATGACACTTGACCcatgttccaccaatcaaatgacaaggctATTCTGTGTGTGCAGTACATAAACATCATTAgctattgtttttatgttttatgccAACCACTATAGTTTGAACTAAGAACTACGTACTAGAACTATTTCACAAATTCTTCATCAATTACCATTACTGTTGTTacctattactattattatccgattaattttaaatttacattatgttatttttgttttgagtagacACAAATCAAAATATGAGGTAAAAATTAActttaatttacaatttttctTATTATTGTTCATTTTTGAATCAGATCGGCAGTTTAGTTGAAACAACATCCACAACTGAAGATATTCTATGCATGCTCCTGGTATTCATGTATAATACTTGTCTGACAACCAGCAGTACTACCAAAATCAACAATCTCAAACCAAAGAATGTTTGTATTTGCAGGATTTGGCTTTACGCTAATTGCCGTCTTTGGAATCAGTGCTTTCTGTTGAAGTACTATAGCAACTCATGATCCAGAGTGAATTTCTCTCTCTTAGTTATAACGGTACTAACAGTAAATTGAATGGGATTGATATTATTGAGGAAATGCCTTTTGGGGCAGCCACCAGCCTAGCTTCCATTTGATGTCTCAAGAAGTTTGATTGCCCAAATCTAGGTTTTAGTGCACTATCTTCAGAAGAATGCAGTAGTTACTTGACCCTTCAACACAAGGATCCCGTTCCTTGGTTCTATTCATTCACAACCTTCAAGTCCTCATAGTGTGGCTGGAAATGAAATATTAcatgccttccacctctaggaccctggtttcAATCATGCCGGAGCACTACGTTgattggttttcagtccctttTCTAGGATTTCCCCTATTCTGGGGTTTCtttccacatctaaaacttaaacttccttccttgtcttttcTCCATTGGGTTATTGGCTAGTACCGTGAATAAGTTCAcatttctgagagtccttggctttgcaaccagaataaatgaaatgggTTGAACCTAGACTGGAGCTGCACACAGTACATGGCCATGGTGGTTGGTCTTGAAATTTTATAtttcaataaattgtttttagGGAACAACTGATTTAGTTCACTAAACTCTTTGGTTCTTAAGGCAGTCGCTAGCGCCCaccaaaaacatgtcaaattgcACCTTGAGAAAcgtcatgttttaaaaaaaaatgaacacccATATACCGCCAGTTTCGGTTGTTTAGAGCGATTGTTGAGCTTTCATATCATGTGATGTTCAACGGTGCACTATCGgcaaattttgagaaaaacactcttgattttttctttttttttttagttttttaattaaTCTGTGCAACAAAGGGTTAACAGAAAGCCTGTTACTTAAAAAGCAACGCAAACAAAAAGATGCACACAAttaaatttatatatatatttatcacctattgtttgtatttattgtacTTGATGAGGTGGGATGCCTTATAACAAAACCTTGACAAATCCTACTCTAGAACTGCTGTGAATTCCACCCAATTTCGATTTGCCAACCACATTTAATCTTGTACATTAACATTATAACAGCCttattgaaatttcattttgatgCTGTCAAAAAGTAATAAGAAAAAGGTTTTAATACTATGAATTTGTAAACTTTAAGATACAGAATTGGATTTATATTGGTGGAAAAGGTTCCACACAAGGCACCCAACAAATTGAGTACCGCTTGTAACTTGGTCACTTATTCTTAAAGAAAAGTAAAtacaattttttgaaaaaaaaatctgcaataGGGAACTCTATAAGTAAACAATCctgattttaaaacatctttccaaccatattatattcgtaacaaatatttttaatatttttgtcatCTCATCGACAACGTGTCCCTTTGAGAACTCTGCCCTAAAATGGAGAGTTTTTGTTCGAATCCCAATAAGGTGCCTGCGGATTTATTTTCTGTATGACTCATCTGgtcatttgggggggggggcagtgaaCACAGTGCTTATTACAATTTGGAGTACCCTTAGGTAAATCCACAAATATTTGCCAACAAACCAATACTACAAGTCCTACTTTGTTATTTTTCCAGGCATCTGTTCTGATCTTATTTTGACAATGAACTAACGCTTCTTTTTGTGCCTTAACTGTGTTTAATtgatttttcttaaaaaatctGTAATCTTTAAATGTACAGTTTTTGTGTTTCAAAAAGTAGATATAAATAACCATAGGAAACGTGTATTTccttctatttatttttgtactaaAATGTGAGACAAAACATGCAGCTTGTTGAATTTTTGTGTTACTTTGTAagtattttgtaaaaacaaattactgtTTTTCTTTATGATCATACTAAAAATGGTGTTAAGAAATCATATATATTGTTCAAACCATTATGATgggaaacaataaaataagtaCATATTGCGTTTGTGGTACATAATGTTGATATGTAGACTCGACTAGAATCTGTATGTACTGTTTCATGATTTTATGGGTTTTAggggaagttttttttttttttttttcaaatttggaaACGTTTATGGGAAATAACTGAAGGGAAAGCAATTCATAATCAGAAAATACTTAGAAAATCAGCTCTTTAGAAAATACATAATGccataatattattttagttgGATCTTTAATTTGACAACAATCATTTGGAGTAAGACAATCTCCTTTGTTAAACTACAAATAACTCAACAACTATTACATGGTACTCTCTgaatttgaattaaaaacatttcCAGCCCTGAGAagattagttttaaaaaaaacagtggcATAACCAGAGGTCCACCATCCCACTCCCGCTTGCTCAGAACCCTTGCTCTACACCCACCCAATGGGATTTCTTACCTCCTCATcccacccccaacccccccccaaaaaaaaaaaaaaaaaacgcccaaAAAACCGACccaaaacaaaatccattatTATGGGTTTTGCCTCCGCTCACTTGTGAACCCCCGCCATCCCAAAATAAAATGTCTGGTTATGCCACTGGTAAAAGAATACAAAGTTAGAAGACAACTAGTCCAGAAAGCCTGGATTTATAGTTACACATGCAACATCCATTAAATACTTCTTTATCTTTaccaaaaaaacattaacatcaAAGAATACACAAAGAAACCAATCAGTAATTGGTCActgctttgattttttttttaaattgaaagaaCCATTTTGATAAGAAAGAGATTGTACCACCTACACGTAAATGACAAAGTAATGTTCACAAGAAGTGATATTTATCAGTTTCTACATTTACTTGTTTACTTCTCTTTGAACCTTATTATTACTCGGGGAATGTGTGCTGAagtaccatgtgtaaatctgtagcACCATAGTgatggttctaaaaagaaccagtggttgacaactcaaagtTTTGATGAGTATGATCTGATCGTCTTTCTCCAGTCAATTCCTCTCAGAagcaacactactcaaaagagatttaaaccCTTACCTTTACGACAAAAATTGATATCATACTAAATTCCAACACAATTCAGTGAATGATCTCCATTGAATAGCTCAGCAAAATATGCTACACAAAAAGTatcagcattcagtgtgcacaagaGATGTTCAGTCGGAGTGTTTTGCAACACAAAATGGCTGGATGAAATGGTTCCCTGCAGTTGTTTAAGGATGCAAcacctgtttcagacaggcgtgCCGGATAGATTAGGAGTGACACTGAATTTTTTCAGCATGACTCGGGAGTGCCTACAAGTGTAATATTTTCAATCAGGAATACTAGTGTTAGTACCAACTTACAAGCAGTTTAAACAATCTGTAACACAAATGGTTAACATTTAAATACATTTAATTGTACATCTAAtcaattatacatgtatatttaacAACTACAAAAAGATATCAATCAAATTCATAAGATCTCTGAGTATTATTAATGAAGATTAGTTCCATAAGTATATTTTCACATATAAAAATGTATCAAATGATGAGAAAACGGTGTGAAACACTAAGAGAAACCAAACTTTGTGCCCACACCATGTGAATCACACAACTACTGCTAGAATACCACATTTCAGttctaaataaaatacaaaacaaatgctACGTACTAATATCACAAAATTTACACCATAACAAATCTAAGGAGAGGTTTAATTTATCAGCTCAGGACTCTAATGTCATTAGTGCAGTTATTAATGTTCTCAATATATACATCctttattttagtttaaagtTATGGCTTTATCATTTgattaaaattatttgaatacTATTATTGAATTGGTATGATTTGGTATGTAGTACTTATAAAATCAATTCACCTGatactttttgtttgtctgCAAGATCCACAATCTCTGAATCAAGTCTAAATTTTGttaatagtaattttgtttttactcaaatacaccgatatgtgttagcactgtatactcagtactttcctgagctctgtgaaaataatcacaggcatattactagggtgggattccaacccacgccttttgcaattctagagcagtgtcttaccaacaccgagattgcccggtggctagaggcagtttgaatactatattttagcagtgggtaccgtAACAATCTAATTCATCTGAGCCACAACATCATTGGAACAGCTAAGTCACTGCGATACAACCACGAAAATGCTGAACCTATTGAATTAGcctaaaacatgtttttggtCACAGTCTATAGTACAAGCCCCAGGTGAGGGGCAGAATGTCATTTTACAGCCATTACTGAACTCAAAGGTCACCAATTGATTATGGAAAGTATTTGGACGTCACAAACTTGCAATGAATACTTTGCATCAAATAATATGCACCAATTttcttgtgctcaactcctgcaaaaaattcgctgcgaaaacagtttcaaacgacTGTTAAAGCATTCATGGCCCTCTAAACTTGTCATGTTTTAAATCGTCTTTGAATGGTATCCATTCTTAAATCTTTTCGTCTAATCATTTGTCTGTACATGATAAGTCAAAATGCTGTAATCCATGAGCTTGTAATTCCCATTGGTTGAATGAATAAAGATTTCAATGAAAATTGTAGTAGTAGCTAGTTTTAAATAGACGCTAGTTCAAAATGCTGTAATCCATGAGCTTGTAATTCCCATTGGTTGAATAAACAAAGATTTCTATAAAAGATTGCAGTAGTAGCAAGTTTTAAATAGATGCTAGTGCAAATTCTATACTACGAAATAAATGGGAAAAAGAGtagaaaaatatttcttcattttattaaaattatttgaatacTATTATTGAATTGGTATGATTTGGTATGTAGTACTTATAAAATCAATTCACCTGatactttttgtttgtctgCAAGATCCAAAATCTCTGAATCAAGTCTAAATTTTGttaatagtaattttgtttttactcaaaTACACCGAtatatgttagcactgtatactcagtactttcctgagctctgtgaaaataatcacaggcatattacttcgCAGTCTCTGATCTCCATTTGTGACATCACTCATTAAGATTGAATGAAATAGAGCCAATTTTACCCTTTACATCTcctaacacacacaaaaatcacaTCATCAGAGCTATTTAAGTGTTAGTGTGTCCATAAACAGGTCCTGTAACCAATGAATTGAAGTTAACTGACATGAAGACATTACTGTGATCTCTCAATACTCTAATGTAATTCAATGAGGCTTTCTGATCCTGGGTTGTGATGCCGAGATCACCATAGATCTTGGCTAGACCTCTACTATGAGCATCCTCAACAAGGGCTTGAGCTTCGGCAGAGGCTCGGGACGTCAGCAGGGCAGCCTGAGCTGTTGCATTCTGGGTTTTCTCCTCGGCAGAATTTTCAATTTCCTTCACCTAGGTTTGCAATGAAAGCAAGACAATTGTAAGACATTAAGGTACATGAGGTGAGTAGATTTTCATTAGATCAGAAGAAATGTACTGCAAAGGATTTTGTTTAAttggttttaatttgttttgttatgcaagtagccagacacacaaggcctgaaggccacttcaaggtatgGGCTACAAATCAACTATTATCCAGGGGTACGTTGCCAATTACTCCTGAGGCTGAAACAGGgaaccccctttacagtccatacggatagTCTTCTTTATCATTGTATTGCCTTGCTATGCGAGATACCTATTTGTACATAAAGAGAGATCTTTATCATTTGATTTGTGGAACAAGCCCCATGAATCACCGGTTACTGCTTTGACGCTGCACAATTTATTATTGGACAGGCATCTGTGAAATATGGATAAATATTGGGCACTCCACAGTGTCGCTCCAAAAATAAGTTTGCCCTGCTGTTTGTCCACAAAGGGCGAGGTCATATCACAGCGGACAAGGTTAGGGTCTACATCCTGAAATTGTTCACATTGTTTAGAAAGTTTTTTAAAAGGATTTTCAATGAGTGGGATGGCCAAGTTTCCTTGTTTAAGCTGTGTTTATTGCGAACAAATTttaaatgacaaggatctatgtgtGAGTTATAGTAAATGCATTTGGTTTGTGAATTATTGCAAAATATAAACACTCGGTGAAAAGTTAAATTTTCctatttgttttgaacattgAGTTTCCTTCTAAtggtttttaatattttttgtaaGTTAAGACGTAATTCAATTTGCTTGTTGTGATGTCAAATAAGTGTATCAACACACATGCATTACTTTGCAGGAACACCATGCGAGTATCTATTTTGAGTTTCAATGACAGGTTCCTTACAAAAtaagaaccaacacttctcaaaagagatGTATTCACGTTGAGTTAcggcaaacctctcttagttatgcTTCAACAATGCAAAGTTTCCAGACCTACTTACCTTCTCTTCTGTGGCCTTCCTAGCAAGCTGAGCCTTTTGTATGTATCCCTCTCTTATCCCATCTTCAAGCTGTGTGAGAGTTTGTAAGTTGCGGCTCAATACATCATCAGGAATATTGACAAAGCCGAGCTGGAAGAAGCGCACATCAGCAAAGAATCCCTTGTCTTCAATGGTGCACTCTGAATAGGGTTTGCAGTTTCTCACGCAACCTGATGATTACAAAATGAAGTATAAAGTATAGCCCAGACCTCCATTTATTTCATCAAATTGAACATATTTCAACACTTCTTAGTGCCAATTAGAGACAAGAGTAGACTGTGCATGTCTGCAAATGTTCAAGAAACTGTTAGGATCAACTTCTTACattaattttttgtaaaaaaaatatatgtaaataaataaataaaagtcatGCATGTTCCTAAACAGCCATAAATGCACCTTGAGATTCATCAACTCATGAAAGGTTCAAGTTATAAAGGGCAACAGATTTGCAGTCTGTGCAAATGCTAAAGTCATATAATGCATGGGTGGCACCGTGCCATCATGTATATTAATGaatacaatagaccgatccattaggctccgcccacgacgcacgtgtgagcaagaacacgtgagcctctccagtgcctttctgcacaacacTGTCGCGCTCGCCAAGCCTACgcacacgcatgtcggaccttatttgtcggaccttcgttgcgttgtgattggtcaatacgaaatggggcggagcttagtggatcagTCTATTGATTGGTCGGTCTGCTAATAGCTTTattagaatttttatttttaaattgctgaaAATGTTAACAGCAATGCTTATGTCAagaatttgtacaaaaaaacaatttgccaAAGTGATTTTTTGACACATTTGTTGGTTCTTGAAAACGGAGCCTATTTGAATGTCATTGTCAAGGAATCATGTGATATTTGAAATTGAAAAGTCGAATCCCATTAGGGTGATCccttggctgccgcttcccgGCAGGGGAGTGTAAACTGGGGAGTGATCCAGCCATAATTATTTCAAGTTCTACCCAATCCAATCCAActtgattaaagccattatacactttcggtaaacagtattgtccaagtcccacactttgtgcatcacaatttatatataaaataacaaacctgtgaaaatttaggctcaatcggattcgggagaaaataacagggaaacccactcttgtgtcatgacatgtgttttaaacaaatccgtaattctcactaacaagaattgatattgttttaatgttttctcaaaaagtaaaacatttcatggaataatatttcaagagaagtctttcaccattaccttctgtaaaccatgtaaattatttataaatctgtgaacttttgttttcttcttttctgtaccgaaagtgtccaatggctttaaagactgTACCTTCTGGAGAGTTTTCACATTGGAACTTGCAGCAGTCTCCCTCCAATCGACTCTTGATTGCAGTGAACATCACTTTCTCTATATCAGCACGAATCTCACCAAAGTCACGCGTGGAGAAGTCCTTGGTGGCGCCCTTCAACTCATCAATGGCGTTATTACGTAAGATATCCTTGTAGTAGACATCATAGGTATCATGAAGAAGCTTAAGATCCATTCTACGCAGGAAGTACTGGAAAGTACAGTCCAGGGTCACCTACCGACAAGAAGgtttttcattgaataatttAGTGTCTAGAAACCTTATCCAGGAATGCTGTTGGGAAGTCATTGCATTGCAT
Protein-coding regions in this window:
- the LOC139940165 gene encoding uncharacterized protein, coding for MGSEDAAKIIGVVVCIVVLLIVILIPSSFHGVEYYQYGFSRRKSTGNVDTDTVYSGGHYLIGIDHEFKIFQADAHLVELTQIAVFTSDRLEVTLDCTFQYFLRRMDLKLLHDTYDVYYKDILRNNAIDELKGATKDFSTRDFGEIRADIEKVMFTAIKSRLEGDCCKFQCENSPEGCVRNCKPYSECTIEDKGFFADVRFFQLGFVNIPDDVLSRNLQTLTQLEDGIREGYIQKAQLARKATEEKVKEIENSAEEKTQNATAQAALLTSRASAEAQALVEDAHSRGLAKIYGDLGITTQDQKASLNYIRVLRDHSNVFMSVNFNSLVTGPVYGHTNT